From Slackia heliotrinireducens DSM 20476:
GGCTCCGCAGCCCGTCGTGGTGCAGCAACCAGTCTTCGAACCCCAACAGGATGTCGGCTTGTTCCCAGGACAGCCCATTTCCACCCAGCTGGTTACGGAAACCGAGCCCCAACCCTCGTGTCTGACGGGTGAGGGAAGCGAAGCCATGATGGAAGAGGAAATCGCGCGAAGCAAGGCCGCAACCTTGGCCTCGTCGCTGACTTTCGAAAGTTTCGTCACGGGCAACTCTAACATGTTGGCTTACTCGTTGGCGGTAGCTGTTGCCGAAGCCCCAGGTCAGCCCAATACAAATCCGCTGTTCATCTACGGTAAGTCTGGTCTGGGCAAAACGCATTTGCTGCGCGCTATTCAGAATTATGTGATGGAAACCAATCCCACTATGGACGTCGTGTACATCGACTCCTCGGAGTTTCTGGCCGAGTACACCTCGGCGGTTACCGCCCACGAGCGCGACAGGAAGAGCTTCCAGAACTTCCAGAACCGTTTTTTGGACGCGGACATGCTTCTGATCGACGACGTTCAGTTCTTCCAAGGTAAATCCGCCACGCTGGATATTGTGTTCCAGCTGTTCAACCACCTGGTTGATGCCGGCAAGCAGGTGGTGCTGTCCGCCGACCGCGCCCCGAAGATGATCGACATCGACGAGCGTTACAAGAGCCGCTTCAACCAAGGCGCCACGGTCAACGTCGATCCACCCGAACTGGAAGTGAAGCTGGGCATCATCAAAAACTTCATCAACGAGTATGAAGCCACTTCGGAAAGCGGCCCGCTTAACATCCCCGACGACATCCAAATCTACATCGCGGAAATTTCCAGCTCCAACGTACGCGAGCTGAAGAGCGCCGTAACCAAAGTCATCTTCCAGATCCGCTATTCGGATTCGGGCGAAATAACCTTGTCCGAGGTGAAAACCCTGCTCGAAGACCATTTCTCATCTGGCATCACAAAGCGTTTGAACATCGGCATGATTCAACACGAAGTGGAGCAGTACTACAAGGTGACCCATGCCGAACTGATAGGCGTTAAACGGTCTAGAAACATCGTTTTCGCACGTCAGGTGGCAATTTATCTCTGCCGCAATATGCTTGACATCCCTTACGCCGCCATCGGCAAGAAGTTCGGACAGCGCGACCATTCCACCATCATGCACTCCGTCAAGCTCATCGAGGACCGCATGAGGTCGAGCCGCGAGATGCAGGAAGAGATCGAAATCATCACCAAGATGATTAGGGAAAGCTAGCGGAAAAGCGGTGGCAGCATTGGGGATTGATAATCTTTTCAATAAAAGCTGTGGAAAGCGCCTTACTGTTTCCAATGGAGATTCCACCGGTGTTTTTCGGCATCCATCAGGTGCGGCAATGGTTTTCCACCGTATACACCGTGCTTATTACTACTACTATTCATATTAATTATTAGAAGGGGAAGGGATTAGCTTGAAGTTCAGCATCAACAAGTCGGAATTCCTCAATGCGCTTAATGTTGTAGCCAAGGGGGCCTCCAGTCGTTCCACGCTGCCGGTTCTGGCAGGCGTGAAGATTACCGCACGCTCGGCGTCGCTCGTTCTCGAAACCACGGACTTGGACCGTTCCATTCGCTGCGTCGTAGCCGCGTTGGTTGAAGACGAAGGCATGTGCGTCATTCCTCAGAAGCTGCTGTCCGACATCGTCAAGAACCTTCCCGATGCAGCCATCACTGTGGACGTGGACGATTCGGAAGCCACCGTCTCCTGCGACAAGACGTCCTTCACGCTGCACACCCTGATTCCCGATGACTTCCCCAGCTTCCCCGAGGTGAACATCGACAATCAGATTACCGTTCCGTTCAAGCAGTTCAGCAGCGCCGTCAAGAAGGTGGCCAAAGCCGCGTCCAAGGATCAGTCCCGCGCCGTGCTGACGGGCGTTCTGCTGCGCACCACGCCCGAAGGCATGTCCATCGTGGCTACCGATTCCTATCGTTTGGCTGTGTGCAACCTGAAATTCGACTCCGCCGGCGAGGAATTCGAAGCCCTTGTGACCAGTTCATTCGTACTCGAAGTGGCGTCGTTGCCTGAGGTGCAGGAGACCATCGACATCTGCCTGAGCGCCAATCAGGTCATGTTCCGCTTCGGCGACACCGTGATGGTGAACCGCCGCATTGAGGGCAAATATCCCGCTTACGAGAAGCTGATCGCGGGCTCCTATACCACCAAGACCTGTTACACCACCTCGGCGCTGATCACTGCCGTCAAGCGTGTGGGCCTGATGAGCTCCGCTGCGTCGCCGATCAAGTTCGACATCAACGAAGCTACCAAGAATACGGTGCTTTCCACCAACTCCCAGGAAATCGGCACCGCATCCGAGGTCGTTTCCTGCGAGGTCAACGGCGAAAACGTGGAAATAGCCCTGAACCATCAGTATATCATCGACGGTCTGTCCTCCATTTCCACGGACCACGTGTTCTTCGAGACGCAGGGCTCCATGAAACCCGGCGTGTTCAGGTCCGGCGAGGGGGAAGACTTCCTGTATCTGCTGATGCCTGTCCGCCTGGCTTAGTATGGACATCCGGATCGAGTCGTTCCAGCTGCGGGACTTTCGCAATTACGAGACGTTCCGTCTGGATGGCATTGGGCCGCTGACTATTTTCATCGGTCCGAACGGAATAGGGAAGACAAACGTGCTGGAGGCAATCCAGCTGCTGACGGCCACGCCGTCGTTTCGTCATGCTCACACCCAGGAGCTGATCAGGTGGGATGCGGAAAATTCTTTGCTGAAGGCCCATATGGTGTCGGATGTTCGCGACCTGGAAATAGGCCTTGCCATCGGTCCGACCGGGAAAACCTATAGCATCAACGGCAAGAAACATTCGGGACAGGACGTTCAGACCACGCTGCCTTCCGTCGTGTTCTCGCCTGACGACATGCTGCTCCTGAAAGGCTCGCAGTCCTATCGCCGCGACGAGCTGGATGCGGTGGGATGCCAGCTGTCCAAAAACCACCGCATCCTGAAGCGGGACTACCTTAAACTGATGAAACATAAGAACGCCCTGCTCAAGGACGGGGTGACGGGACCTTACATCGAAAGTGTCAACGATCTGATCGTGCCGACGGCCACGCAGCTTTATCTATATAGAGTTGCGTTGTTTAAAAACATCGCGGCCCGCATGGCGGAGGTATATGCAACCATTTCCGCAGGTGGCGAACGTCTTGAGATGCGCTACATCCCATCGTGGCATCCGATGGAAGTATCGAAGGATGTTATCGAGGACGTCCCATTCGACCTGGGTAAACAGGAGATTTCAACCCGTCTTGAAGAGGCGCTGCACCAGCGTGCCGTCGAAGAGTACGAACGGGGCAGAGGGCTTGTCGGCCCCCATGCGGATAAGATCATGTTCTATCTGAACGGGCGCAACGCGTCTTTGTACGGCTCGCAGGGCCAGCAGCGGTCTATTTCCCTGGCATGGAAGATTGCCGAAGTGGGTCTGATTGAAGAGATCCTCGGCCAGAAACCCGTTCTGCTGCTGGACGATGTGGCCAGCGAATTGGACGCCGCGCGCCGCGGGGCGTTGGTCGAGCTTCTGCATCGTGATATCCAAACCTTCATCACCACTACGGATATCGGCACATTCGAAAGCGAAGTGGTTGACGAAGCC
This genomic window contains:
- the dnaA gene encoding chromosomal replication initiator protein DnaA, producing the protein MDITDLYATWNSVCNQIKTYGDVNPHQVDAYFSRLHPQAISEGFLVLTADTAFFKMQVEKRYLTHIIQALKDTTGIDFMVEIEVDETEPAPQPVVVQQPVFEPQQDVGLFPGQPISTQLVTETEPQPSCLTGEGSEAMMEEEIARSKAATLASSLTFESFVTGNSNMLAYSLAVAVAEAPGQPNTNPLFIYGKSGLGKTHLLRAIQNYVMETNPTMDVVYIDSSEFLAEYTSAVTAHERDRKSFQNFQNRFLDADMLLIDDVQFFQGKSATLDIVFQLFNHLVDAGKQVVLSADRAPKMIDIDERYKSRFNQGATVNVDPPELEVKLGIIKNFINEYEATSESGPLNIPDDIQIYIAEISSSNVRELKSAVTKVIFQIRYSDSGEITLSEVKTLLEDHFSSGITKRLNIGMIQHEVEQYYKVTHAELIGVKRSRNIVFARQVAIYLCRNMLDIPYAAIGKKFGQRDHSTIMHSVKLIEDRMRSSREMQEEIEIITKMIRES
- the dnaN gene encoding DNA polymerase III subunit beta; protein product: MKFSINKSEFLNALNVVAKGASSRSTLPVLAGVKITARSASLVLETTDLDRSIRCVVAALVEDEGMCVIPQKLLSDIVKNLPDAAITVDVDDSEATVSCDKTSFTLHTLIPDDFPSFPEVNIDNQITVPFKQFSSAVKKVAKAASKDQSRAVLTGVLLRTTPEGMSIVATDSYRLAVCNLKFDSAGEEFEALVTSSFVLEVASLPEVQETIDICLSANQVMFRFGDTVMVNRRIEGKYPAYEKLIAGSYTTKTCYTTSALITAVKRVGLMSSAASPIKFDINEATKNTVLSTNSQEIGTASEVVSCEVNGENVEIALNHQYIIDGLSSISTDHVFFETQGSMKPGVFRSGEGEDFLYLLMPVRLA
- the recF gene encoding DNA replication/repair protein RecF (All proteins in this family for which functions are known are DNA-binding proteins that assist the filamentation of RecA onto DNA for the initiation of recombination or recombinational repair.); the protein is MDIRIESFQLRDFRNYETFRLDGIGPLTIFIGPNGIGKTNVLEAIQLLTATPSFRHAHTQELIRWDAENSLLKAHMVSDVRDLEIGLAIGPTGKTYSINGKKHSGQDVQTTLPSVVFSPDDMLLLKGSQSYRRDELDAVGCQLSKNHRILKRDYLKLMKHKNALLKDGVTGPYIESVNDLIVPTATQLYLYRVALFKNIAARMAEVYATISAGGERLEMRYIPSWHPMEVSKDVIEDVPFDLGKQEISTRLEEALHQRAVEEYERGRGLVGPHADKIMFYLNGRNASLYGSQGQQRSISLAWKIAEVGLIEEILGQKPVLLLDDVASELDAARRGALVELLHRDIQTFITTTDIGTFESEVVDEASVVNMLELRNK